A stretch of Saccharomyces cerevisiae S288C chromosome IV, complete sequence DNA encodes these proteins:
- the PST1 gene encoding Pst1p (Cell wall protein that contains a putative GPI-attachment site; secreted by regenerating protoplasts; up-regulated by activation of the cell integrity pathway, as mediated by Rlm1p; upregulated by cell wall damage via disruption of FKS1; PST1 has a paralog, ECM33, that arose from the whole genome duplication): protein MQLHSLIASTALLITSALAATSSSSSIPSSCTISSHATATAQSDLDKYSRCDTLVGNLTIGGGLKTGALANVKEINGSLTIFNATNLTSFAADSLESITDSLNLQSLTILTSASFGSLQSVDSIKLITLPAISSFTSNIKSANNIYISDTSLQSVDGFSALKKVNVFNVNNNKKLTSIKSPVETVSDSLQFSFNGNQTKITFDDLVWANNISLTDVHSVSFANLQKINSSLGFINNSISSLNFTKLNTIGQTFSIVSNDYLKNLSFSNLSTIGGALVVANNTGLQKIGGLDNLTTIGGTLEVVGNFTSLNLDSLKSVKGGADVESKSSNFSCNALKALQKKGGIKGESFVCKNGASSTSVKLSSTSKSQSSQTTAKVSKSSSKAEEKKFTSGDIKAAASASSVSSSGASSSSSKSSKGNAAIMAPIGQTTPLVGLLTAIIMSIM from the coding sequence atgCAATTACATTCACTTATCGCTTCAACTGCGCTCTTAATAACGTCAGCTTTGGCTGCTacttcctcttcttccagCATACCCTCTTCCTGTACCATAAGCTCACATGCCACGGCCACAGCTCAGAGTGACTTAGATAAATATAGCCGCTGTGATACGTTAGTCGGGAACTTAACTATTGGTGGTGGTTTGAAGACTGGTGCTTTGGCTAATGTTAAAGAAATCAACGGGTCTCTAACTATATTTAACGCTACAAATCTAACCTCATTCGCTGCTGATTCCTTGGAGTCCATCACAGATTCTTTGAACCTACAGAGTTTGACAATCTTGACTTCTGCTTCATTTGGGTCTTTACAGAGCGTTGATAGTATAAAACTGATTACTCTACCCGCCATCTCCAGTTTTActtcaaatatcaaatctGCTAACAACATTTATATTTCCGACACTTCGTTACAATCTGTCGATGGATTCTCAgccttgaaaaaagttaaCGTGTTCAACGTCAATAACAATAAGAAATTAACCTCGATCAAATCTCCAGTTGAAACAGTCAGCGATTCTTTACAATTTTCGTTCAACGGTAACCAGACTAAAATCACCTTCGATGACTTGGTTTGGGCAAACAATATCAGTTTGACCGATGTCCACTCTGTTTCCTTCGCTAACTTGCAAAAGATTAACTCTTCATTGGGTTTCATCAACAACTCCATCTCAAGTTTGAATTTCACTAAGCTAAACACCATTGGCCAAACCTTCAGTATCGTTTCCAATGACTACTTGAAGAACTTGTCGTTCTCTAATTTGTCAACCATAGGTGGTGCTCTTGTCGTTGCTAACAACACTGgtttacaaaaaattggtgGTCTCGACAACCTAACAACCATTGGCGGTACTTTGGAAGTTGTTGGTAACTTCACCTCCTTGAACCTAGACTCTTTGAAGTCTGTCAAGGGTGGCGCAGATGTCGAATCAAAGTCAAGCAATTTCTCCTGTAATGCTTTGAAAGCTTTGCAAAAGAAAGGGGGTATCAAGGGTGAATCTTTTGTCTGCAAAAATGGTGCATCATCCACATCTGTTAAACTATCGTCCACTTCCAAATCTCAATCAAGCCAAACTACTGCCAAGGTTTCCAAGTCATCTTCTAAGGCCGAGGAAAAGAAGTTCACTTCTGGCGATATCAAGGCTGCTGCTTCTGCCTCTAGTGTTTCTAGTTCTGGCGCTTCCAGCTCTAGCTCTAAGAGTTCCAAAGGCAATGCCGCTATCATGGCACCAATTGGCCAAACAACCCCTTTGGTCGGTCTTTTGACGGCAATCATCATGTCTATAATGTAA
- the EMC10 gene encoding Emc10p (hypothetical protein; subunit of evolutionarily conserved EMC (Endoplasmic Reticulum Membrane Complex) implicated in ERAD (ER-associated degradation) and proper assembly of multi-pass transmembrane (TM) proteins; EMC acts in yeast as an ER-mitochondria tether that interacts with outer membrane protein Tom5p of TOM (Translocase of the Mitochondrial Outer Membrane) complex; YDR056C is not an essential protein) yields the protein MLVRLLRVILLASMVFCADILQLSYSDDAKDAIPLGTFEIDSTSDGNVTVTTVNIQDVEVSGEYCLNAQIEGKLDMPCFSYMKLRTPLKYDLIVDVDEDNEVKQVSLSYDETNDAITATVRYPEAGPTAPVTKLKKKTKTYADKKASKNKDGSTAQFEEDEEVKEVSWFQKNWKMLLLGLLIYNFVAGSAKKQQQGGAGADQKTE from the coding sequence ATGCTTGTGCGGCTGTTGCGTGTGATTTTATTGGCCAGCATGGTTTTCTGTGCTGATATTTTACAATTAAGCTATTCAGATGATGCGAAAGACGCTATACCCCTAGGAACATTTGAGATTGATAGTACATCCGATGGGAATGTTACAGTAACAACCGTTAATATACAGGATGTTGAAGTTTCTGGAGAATACTGTTTGAATGCCCAGATTGAAGGTAAGCTGGATATGCCATGTTTTAGCTACATGAAGCTGAGGACACCACTAAAATACGATTTAATTGTGGATGTAGATGAAGATAATGAGGTCAAACAAGTGTCGTTATCATATGACGAGACTAACGATGCTATTACTGCTACAGTCAGATATCCAGAAGCGGGACCTACTGCACCAGTCACcaaattaaagaagaaaaccaaaacTTATGCTGATAAAAAAGCTAGTAAGAATAAGGATGGAAGCACTGCACAAttcgaagaagatgaagaggtTAAGGAGGTGTCTTGGTTTCAAAAGAACTGGAAAATGTTACTTTTAGGCCTATTGATTTACAATTTTGTTGCGGGCTCAGCAAAGAAGCAACAACAAGGAGGTGCCGGAGCTGATCAAAAGACTGAGTAA